Below is a genomic region from Actinoallomurus bryophytorum.
GGCCCGGGCCGGAGTTGGCGGGGCGGGCGTACTGGAACTTCTTCGGGTGTGCCTTGGCCCAGGCGAGCAGGTCCTGCGCGGTGGCCGGCGGCTTGGTCACCGTCTTGGGGTTGTACTCGATCAGCGGCCCGGACGGGTAGTACACGACCTCGACGCCGTGGCCCTGGGCCAGCTCCTGCATCTTCGCCGCGGGCGGCAGGTAGTTCGCGTTCCCGAGACGGCTCGCGTAGTCGTCGGTCTTGACCCACAGTTTCTGGGAGATGCCCGCCGCGAGGCCGTCGGTGCCAGTGAGGACCAGGCCGATCTGCACCTGCCCGGCGCTCTGCTGCGCCTTGATCTTTCCGGGCAGCTCCGGCGCGGTCGCGGTGGTGTACGTGACCTTCTTGATCACCTTGGGATGCGTCTTGACGAACTCGTCGATCATCCCCTTCGTGAGCTGGAGGTTGCCCGCGACGTCGATGATGTTGAGCGTCACGGCCTTCTTCGGGTTGTCCGGGACCGAGTTCGGGGAAAGGTCCTTGGCCCCGCCTCCGGAGCTCGGTGAGCCGCACGCGCCCACCAGGACGAACACCGCCGCGAGGCTCAGACTCTTAACGCGCATCTGGGGATTCACCTTCCAGTCGGATCGGGCGGTACGGCTGTCGACGCCCGCACGATCAGCTGACATTCGAGTTCCCGGCGAAGATCCCCCGCTTCGGCGCCGGTGACGGACAGGAGGCTGAGGAGCAGGTCGACGGCCGCACGGCCCGCTCGTTCGTTCTGCAGGGACACGGACGTCAACGGCGGGGTGGCCATGCCCGCCATCGCGATGTCGTCGAACCCGACGACGCTCATCTGCCGGGGCACGGACACGCCCCGGTCGGCCAGCCGGGACATCACCCCGAGCGCCATCAGGTCGTTGTACGCGATGATCGCCGTCACGCCCTCGGCGAGCGCGAGGTCGGCCGCATGTGGCCCGCCGTCGAAACGCGGCGCGAACGGGCCCAGCTCCACGATCTCGATGCCCTCGCGAGCCGCACGGCGCAGTCCGCGCCGGCGCTCCCGGTTGGACCACGAGGTACGCGGACCGCTCAGGTAGGCGACCTTGCGGTGTCCGAGAGCGGCGAGATGATCGACGGCCTGCCGCATCCCGCCCGCCGCGTCCATGGTCACGGCCGCGTGGCCACGGACCTGGCGGTTGATGAACACCAGGGAGGTCGTGCCGACCACCCGCTCGAGCTGGGTCGCCGACATGCGTGACGAGCAGAGGATGACACCGTCGACCTGCTTGGCCATGGCCTGGACGAGCGCCATCTCCTCCGCGGGGTTCTCGTCGCAGTCCGCGAGGAACACCGCGTAGTCGGCCTCGCGGGCGCGCGCCTGGACCCCCTTAAGCACGTTGGGAAAGAAGGGGTTGGACAGGTCGGGGACGATCACTCCGAGGTTTCCGGTCTTGCCGGTGATCAGTCCCCGTGCGGCGCGGTTCGGGCGGTAGCCCAGCCGCTCCGCGGTGGCGAGCACGTAGTGCCGGGTCTCGTCCTTCACCATCTCCGGCACGGTGAACGCACGGGACACGGTGGACACCGAGACCCCCGCCTCACGGGCGACGTCCTAGATGGTTACCGGCACCACGAAACTCCTTGACGCATGAGATTGAGTGAAAGACTGCAATCCTTTGCAGAAGCCGTCAATGTAGCCTTTTGGGTATAAAACCCTTACTTGCTACCCGCCGCCGAGAAGAATTCTGGTGTTGTCCCAGCCCTCGAGCCCGGGATCGAGGCGTGACAGGTCCTCCGGCGCGCGAAGCCGGTGCCAGCCGGGCCCGGAGCGTACGGCTCCCGGGAGCCCGGCGGCGGCACGCAGCCGGCCGGGGGCGTCCGGGGTGTCGAGATCGATCTCCTTGAGCCACGGTGGGGCCGGCAGCCGGGCGGCCAGGGCCACGAGGCCGCCGTCCTTGGCCGGGCAGATCGCGACCTCACCGCTCCCGAGGGCGCGGAAGAGCTTGCCGAGCAGCAGGGGCGGCAGGTCGGGTGCGTCGTGGGCGACGACGGCCACCTGGTCGGCGCCGAGATCGGCGAGCTGGCCGAGCAGCGCCTCCAGCCCGGTGGTCAGCACCACCCGGGTGCCCGGCCAGGTGATGGCCTCGGCGTCCTCGTCGGGCTCGGTCAGCGCGAGGACGGGCGTGACGAACTCCAGCCCGGCGACCACCTCGTAGGTGTCCTCCAGCATGGCGAGCCGGAACTCCGCGGGGTCGGCGCCGGGCGGGGTCGCGACCGCGCGCCCGGCGAGGACCGCGACGAAGCGGGAGCTCACGTGACGGGCTCTCCGTCTTCGAGCGGCAGGCCTGCGGTCGCGGCGACGCCTTCGAGGTAGCCGCGGGCGCGCTCGGTCTTGGGGTAGCGGTTGACCAGTTTCCAGAACGCCGGTCCGTGACCGGGCTCGATGAGGTGCGTGAGCTCGTGCAGGAGGACGTAGTCGACGACCCAGGCGGGCATCCCGCGGAGCTGGGCCGACAGCCGGATGGTGCCGTCTTCGGGAGTGCAGGAGCCCCAGCGGCTGTGCTGGTTGCCGACCCAGCGCACACTGGCGGGCGCGACCAGCCCGTCGAGGTAGCGCTGGGAAAGCTCCCGCGCACGGTCGAACAGGACGGCGTCGCTCGGATGCCGGCGTTGCTCGCGCCTCGCGAGCCGCTCCAGCACCATCGTGATCCATTCTTGCTCTTCGGCGGCGCTCAGCCCGGCCGGCATCATCACGACCGTTTTGTCACCGTCGCGGCGCGCGGTGACCGTGCGGCGGCGCCGCGCGCTGCGACGGACTTCTATCTCGCCTGTGGGGGGCACCGTAGCACCGTACCGAAAACTTTGTTTTCTCCACAGGGGGTGGATCGCATCGATGCAGGTAGAACCCAGGTAATTGGTTCATCCCCAGGACTATCCACACCCTTGTGCTCAGCCTGTCCACAGCGACACTCCGCCCCGTCCCCACCGGTTCCCCAACATCGTCCACAGGGTTTCGTTGACGCCTCTCGTGCTCCGCTCCTACCGTCACGCGAACCGGGGGTCCCCGCGGCGCACGGATCGGCGGCCGACTGGGAAGGGCGGCGGCAGGTCCGGCGCACGGGGGCTTTCCGGGCGCGCCGGGCCGGAGTGAACGGGCTCAGCGGCCGGTGAACCTCGGGGCACGCCTCTCGCGCTGGGCGGCGATCCCTTCGGCGAGATCGTCCGAGGCCATGGTCACGGGCTGGGCGAGCGACTCCCACCGCAGCGCCGCCTCCAGGCTCGGCTGGCCGCCATCGGCCAGGGCGGCCTTGGTCAGCCGGGTGGCGACCGGCGCCCGCTCGGCGATCTCCGCGGCGACGCCGAGCGCCTCGTCGAGGACCTCCTCGCGCGGCACCGCGCGGTTGACCAGGCCATGCGACGCGGCCTGCGCTCCGGTGACCACGCGGCCGGTGAAGAGCATCTCGCGTGCCAGCGGCAGCCCGCCCGCCTCGGGCAGGAGGTAGGTGGCGGCCATTCCGGGGTGGATGCCGAGCCGGGTGAAGGGCGCGACCAGCTTGGCGTCCGCGGCGGCGTACCTCAGGTCGCAGGCGAGCGCGAGGCAGAGGCCCGCGCCGACGGCGGCGCCGTTGACCGCGGCGACGGTGGGGACCTCCAGCGACCGGATCGACAGCCAGGTGCGGTAGAAGCCGAGCATGTGATCACGGAGCGGGGCCACCTCGACCTCGCCTCGTTCGGCGATCCAGGCCAGGTCACCTCCGGAGGAGAAGGCGGTGCCGGCACCGGTCACGACCACGCACCGCAGTCCCGCGTCGTCTCGCAGATCCGCGATGACCTCGCGCCAGGCGGCCGTCATCGCGTCCGACATCGCGTTGCGACGCGCCGGGTCGTTGAGGGTCAGCAGGACGACTCCGTCGGCACGCCGGTCCACCAGTAGCTCTTCGCTCATGATCGGAGGGTATTGGGCCTGCTCGGAGAGGGCAGTGAGAAAGCACACACTTACCCTGTTGTCCAGTTCACCTATGCTCACAAGTGCAAGCGGTGAAGTTCTGGCGTACATCGGTATAGACGCGTTACGTCTCTCCCGGACAATGAAGACGACGTGGTCCGACCGGACCTCCAGCCCCAGCAACCTCGCGGATG
It encodes:
- a CDS encoding enoyl-CoA hydratase/isomerase family protein, whose protein sequence is MSEELLVDRRADGVVLLTLNDPARRNAMSDAMTAAWREVIADLRDDAGLRCVVVTGAGTAFSSGGDLAWIAERGEVEVAPLRDHMLGFYRTWLSIRSLEVPTVAAVNGAAVGAGLCLALACDLRYAAADAKLVAPFTRLGIHPGMAATYLLPEAGGLPLAREMLFTGRVVTGAQAASHGLVNRAVPREEVLDEALGVAAEIAERAPVATRLTKAALADGGQPSLEAALRWESLAQPVTMASDDLAEGIAAQRERRAPRFTGR
- a CDS encoding DUF2064 domain-containing protein, yielding MSSRFVAVLAGRAVATPPGADPAEFRLAMLEDTYEVVAGLEFVTPVLALTEPDEDAEAITWPGTRVVLTTGLEALLGQLADLGADQVAVVAHDAPDLPPLLLGKLFRALGSGEVAICPAKDGGLVALAARLPAPPWLKEIDLDTPDAPGRLRAAAGLPGAVRSGPGWHRLRAPEDLSRLDPGLEGWDNTRILLGGG
- a CDS encoding LacI family DNA-binding transcriptional regulator: MLATAERLGYRPNRAARGLITGKTGNLGVIVPDLSNPFFPNVLKGVQARAREADYAVFLADCDENPAEEMALVQAMAKQVDGVILCSSRMSATQLERVVGTTSLVFINRQVRGHAAVTMDAAGGMRQAVDHLAALGHRKVAYLSGPRTSWSNRERRRGLRRAAREGIEIVELGPFAPRFDGGPHAADLALAEGVTAIIAYNDLMALGVMSRLADRGVSVPRQMSVVGFDDIAMAGMATPPLTSVSLQNERAGRAAVDLLLSLLSVTGAEAGDLRRELECQLIVRASTAVPPDPTGR
- a CDS encoding M48 family metallopeptidase, translating into MPPTGEIEVRRSARRRRTVTARRDGDKTVVMMPAGLSAAEEQEWITMVLERLARREQRRHPSDAVLFDRARELSQRYLDGLVAPASVRWVGNQHSRWGSCTPEDGTIRLSAQLRGMPAWVVDYVLLHELTHLIEPGHGPAFWKLVNRYPKTERARGYLEGVAATAGLPLEDGEPVT
- a CDS encoding extracellular solute-binding protein, which codes for MRVKSLSLAAVFVLVGACGSPSSGGGAKDLSPNSVPDNPKKAVTLNIIDVAGNLQLTKGMIDEFVKTHPKVIKKVTYTTATAPELPGKIKAQQSAGQVQIGLVLTGTDGLAAGISQKLWVKTDDYASRLGNANYLPPAAKMQELAQGHGVEVVYYPSGPLIEYNPKTVTKPPATAQDLLAWAKAHPKKFQYARPANSGPGRTLLMGLPYILGDSNPKDPKAGWTKTWAYLQELSKYVDYYPSKTSETMANLANGSADIIASTTGWDINPRALGQVPAGDKVAYLKGMHWVTDAQYGVVPTGVSADVLSADLQLLKWMLTPQQQAKAYDTGYFYPGPAVNGVTVQMAPPKSQQVIQQFGRPEYDQWIAKFPKETSLPAEQQVAAFDQWDRTVGSGKVRK